One Vitis vinifera cultivar Pinot Noir 40024 chromosome 8, ASM3070453v1 genomic window carries:
- the LOC100266487 gene encoding large ribosomal subunit protein uL1z — protein MSKLQSEALREAITQIVGDAKEKKRNFIETIELQIGLKNYDPQKDKRFSGSVKLPHIPRPKMKICMLGDAQHVEEAEKIGLEYMDVEGLKKLNKNKKLVKKLAKKYHAFLASEAVIKQIPRLLGPGLNKAGKFPTLVTHQESLESKVNETKAMVKFQLKKVLCMGVAVGNCSMEEKQIFQNVQLSVNFLVSLLKKNWQNVRCLYLKSTMGKSNRIF, from the exons ATGAG CAAGCTTCAGAGTGAGGCATTGAGAGAGGCCATCACCCAGATTGTTGGAGATGCAAAGGAGAAAAAGCGTAACTTCATTGAGACCATTGAACTCCAAATTGGACTGAAGAACTATGATCCCCAAAAGGACAAGCGTTTTAGTGGGTCTGTGAAGCTGCCACACATCCCTCGTCCTAAGATGAAGATCTGCATGCTTGGTGATGCTCAGCATGTGGAAGAG GCAGAGAAGATAGGATTAGAGTACATGGATGTGGAAGGGCTGAAAAAGCTCAATAAGAACAAGAAACTGGTCAAGAAGCTTGCCAAGAAGTACCATGCTTTTCTTGCATCTGAAGCTGTCATCAAGCAGATCCCTCGTCTTTTAGGCCCTGGTCTCAACAAGGCAG GGAAGTTTCCAACACTGGTGACTCATCAGGAATCCCTTGAGTCAAAAGTTAATGAAACAAAAGCAATGGTGAAGTTCCAACTTAAGAAGGTTCTCTGCATGGGTGTTGCTGTGGGCAACTGCAGCATGGAGGAGAAGCAGATCTTCCAGAATGTGCAACTTAGTGTCAACTTCCTTGTCTcattattgaagaaaaattggcAAAAT GTGAGGTGCCTGTACCTGAAGAGTACCATGGGGAAATCCAATCGCATCTTTTAG
- the LOC100261282 gene encoding cytochrome b-c1 complex subunit 9: protein MDSTARRSGGGLLEGLYRVIMRRTSVYATFVILGAFAGERAVDYGVHKLWERNNVGVLQPTLLFCFLNVDQHLFLCTCQYIVLLGLLISFSCLLS, encoded by the exons ATGGATTCCACTGCTCGAAGAAGCGGAGGTGGTCTTCTCGAAGGCCTCTACAGAGTTATCATGCGCCGCACCTCCGTCTATGCTACCTTCGTCATCCTCGGCGCCTTCGCTGGAGAACGT GCTGTGGATTATGGAGTTCATAAGCTCTGGGAGCGCAACAATGTTGGGGTATTACAACCTAcgcttttgttttgttttctaaacGTGGATCAGCATTTATTTTTATGCACTTGTCAATATATTGTGTTGCTCGGGTTGCTAATTTCCTTCTCATGCCTATTGTCATAG
- the LOC100256192 gene encoding protein CIA1, which yields MDFSEEGLELKEIQRLEGHNDKVWSLAWNPTSTLLASCSGDKTVRIWQRSPSTSSWHCKAVLEETHTRTVRSCAWSPSGKLLATASFDATTAIWELIGDDFECVSTLEGHENEVKSVSWNASGSLLATCSRDKSVWIWEVQPGNEFECVSVLQGHTQDVKMVQWHPIMDVLFSCSYDNTVKIWAEDGDSDDWHCVQTLGESNNGHTSTVWALSFNPEGDKMVTCSDDLTVKIWDTDSITMQAGEGYAPWKHLCTLSGYHDRTIFSAHWSREGIIATGAADDAIRFFVESKDGLVDGPLYKLMLKKEQAHDMDINSVQWSSGENRLLASASDDGTIKIWELASIT from the exons ATGGATTTCTCGGAAGAGGGCTTGGAACTGAAGGAAATTCAGAGGCTGGAAGGACATAACGATAAGGTTTGGAGTCTGGCCTGGAACCCCACCAGCACTTTGCTGGCTTCTTGTAGCGGCGACAAGACCGTTCGAATCTGGCAACGTTCTCCCTCCACTTCTTCTTGGCACTGCAag GCAGTTTTGGAAGAAACACACACTAGGACAGTTAGATCGTGTGCTTGGTCACCGTCCGGCAAATTATTGGCCACAGCGAGCTTTGATGCCACTACTGCAATCTGGGAACTTATCGGTGACGATTTCGAGTGTGTATCCACTCTAGAG GGACATGAAAATGAagttaaaagtgtttcttggaatGCATCCGGGTCTCTGCTTGCAACGTGTAGTAGAGACAAATCCGTGTGGATTTGGGAAGTGCAGCCTGGCAATGAGTTTGAGTGTGTTTCAGTGTTGCAAGGACATACACAGGATGTTAAAATGGTTCAATGGCATCCCATTATGGATGTGTTGTTCTCTTGCAGTTATGATAATACTGTTAAG ATTTGGGCAGAGGATGGTGACAGTGATGATTGGCATTGTGTTCAAACTCTAGGTGAATCTAACAA TGGGCACACCTCTACTGTTTGGGCTCTTTCTTTTAATCCAGAGGGGGACAAAATGGTTACCTGTAG TGACGATCTTACTGTAAAGATATGGGACACGGATAGCATAACAATGCAAGCTGGTGAAGGATATGCACCTTG gaaACATCTTTGCACGCTCTCAGGCTATCATGATCGAACAATCTTTTCAGCACATTGGTCAAG GGAAGGGATAATTGCCACTGGAGCTGCTGATGATGCCATACGATTTTTTGTTGAGAGCAAAGACGGCTTG GTTGATGGGCCTTTGTATAAGTTGATGTTGAAGAAGGAACAGGCTCATGACATGGACATAAATTCGGTGCAGTGGAGCTCTGGG GAGAACCGGCTACTGGCTTCTGCAAGTGACGATGGTACAATAAAGATATGGGAGCTGGCTTCTATAACCTGA
- the LOC104880149 gene encoding protein BIC1, whose amino-acid sequence MAEEETNSVDRQTSSEHPNHPIGVSVAPERKKPKHHQPCEDQVVEPHNPFDAEQAESQRQSPVNDETELQAGSSCAVGDVSKEPIKTEALASSEDSGRERLKRHRVEVAGSVGIPDMWGQEELMKDWVDCSVFDASLVTSRIMSARAALVAEGRRPSPSGLRIENRCKIYS is encoded by the coding sequence ATGGCTGAAGAAGAAACCAACTCAGTGGATCGACAGACTTCGAGTGAACACCCCAACCATCCAATTGGTGTGTCAGTTGCACCAGAGCGCAAGAAGCCCAAGCACCACCAGCCCTGCGAGGATCAAGTTGTTGAACCACACAACCCCTTTGATGCCGAGCAAGCCGAATCACAAAGACAGTCTCCAGTCAACGATGAAACTGAATTACAGGCTGGATCTTCTTGTGCAGTGGGGGATGTCTCAAAAGAACCCATCAAAACGGAGGCCTTGGCCTCATCGGAGGATAGCGGACGCGAGAGGCTGAAGAGGCACCGAGTTGAGGTGGCGGGCAGCGTGGGGATTCCGGATATGTGGGGACAGGAGGAGCTGATGAAGGACTGGGTTGACTGCTCCGTCTTCGATGCTTCATTAGTGACTAGTAGAATAATGTCAGCTCGAGCAGCGCTGGTGGCCGAGGGAAGAAGACCTAGTCCAAGCGGACTGAGGATAGAGAATAGATGTAAGATTTATTCCTAG